Proteins encoded in a region of the Elizabethkingia bruuniana genome:
- a CDS encoding winged helix-turn-helix transcriptional regulator: MGKIKETSTNNINKQYIIECDTPYAISQIGGRWKLLILCQLEGGKKRFGELHKSICNITERMLTTQLRELEKSSIIKRTVYAEVPPRVEYEYTEMGLELVPILKQLGCWGARIRKITKEESSEE, translated from the coding sequence ATGGGGAAAATAAAAGAAACATCAACCAATAATATAAATAAACAATACATTATAGAATGTGATACGCCTTATGCTATCTCACAGATTGGAGGGCGGTGGAAACTTCTTATTTTGTGTCAGTTAGAGGGTGGAAAAAAGCGCTTTGGAGAACTTCACAAGAGTATTTGTAATATTACCGAACGAATGCTTACCACACAACTTCGTGAACTGGAAAAAAGCAGTATTATCAAAAGAACTGTATATGCTGAAGTTCCGCCACGGGTGGAGTATGAATATACTGAAATGGGGTTGGAGCTGGTTCCTATTCTAAAGCAATTAGGCTGTTGGGGAGCCAGAATCCGTAAAATTACTAAAGAAGAATCTTCAGAAGAATAA